cttccccatttTTTCAGCTGAGGGGGCCATAACTCACTGCAAAGGGTTTGCAACAGATTGTTGGATAGTGCTAGTGTAGAGTTCTGCTCCATAttcaaaagtaattttatttgTGCTGTAATGTCATAAACACACATCCCagaaaagtaaatacattttgcACCCCAAGCACCCCAGTCTGTAACTCTGGGTGCCTTTGCATCTCCTCCTCCTGAAGGTATTTTGGTGCCCTTTGTCTAGTTCCTGTGCCATGCTTTCATCATCTCAATTTTCCTTTGTCTCTGGAGAATCAGGCAGAAGCAGAGTAGCTTCCCCCTCTTGTTCACTCCAGCATAGCAGACTCGAGGAGACATACCAAGAGTGTCATCGCTGCATAGCTGACTTATCCCTACCATCAGGAGGCCAGTTTTCTAGAGCAATAGACTTTTTTTGaaagtctatttttaaaatatcattgttGAAACAGAGCATGTGGCAGAGTGGTTAGAATCTGTCTGTTTACTGTGGGTGTGTTTAAAAATCCCATTAATCTCACTATTTTTTGGAGAGGCGGGCTGGGTTGAATCGCatcctttgcactgctctggttTAAACTCTTGAACTCTGCTTTCTTCAGGTGAGTATGTCAGTAATCTGGCTCTTATGTGCATTGTGTCCTGTAGGTGGAATTTGAATGCATTCACCCTgggaagaaacaaaagaaaaagagctaCAAAAACTCTGGAATTGTTAGGATAAAATCTTGCAAGGTAAGCTTATTTTCCAAACTACCAGCTTTTCTGCCCCTTTAGGAGAGGAGGTGTAACCCTGAGTATTTGTTCCTTTAGATTGAAACTGAATACTCTTTCCTGGATTACGTCATGGGAGGCTGCCAGATTAACTTCACAGTGAGTTGCTCACCTGCTTCTTGTCTTTGTGAATGACGACAATCATTCAGAGGTTTTATATAATAGACAGTTTCCTCTCTGTATTTCTGTGAGATGATCAGGATAAAGAAAGTAATTTCTTTGGTTGATTGTCATGAGCATTGCTCTGCATCTCACAGTAACTCTAATGGGCAGGGAGCTTCTTAAACTGCTCTCAGGTCATTTATTTTTACACTAGCAGTAAACAAGCTGGTGTCTGTCTATTCCCTAGGAATTAGGGTGCCAGTACCTACTTGTGACCTGGGGGTATGTCACAGGAACTTCCAGGGAATGGATGGGTCCCAGAGCAGTTTTGGTCATTGCTGCTGGGGAGATCTGATGCCAGTCTGCATGTGCACATGTGTTGGGCTAGCCGTGAGCTTCAGATTCTGGatagaaatgttttctttctctcaCTTACTTGTAATGCTGGTGACACTTCAATGACCTGCTGTTCTTATCTTCTTAATCAGGTGGGTATAGACTTCACTGGCTCCAATGGAGATCCAAAGTCACCAGATTCTCTTCACTACATCAGTCCAAATGGGATAAATGAATACCTGACTGCCATCTGGAGTGTGGGGAATGTGGTCCAGGATTACGACACGTATGTAAGAGGTTCTTGAACTGATTCATCCACAGGCTTCTGAAAAATGTGAAATTCTAAGTGCTGGCAGTCAAGGGCTATCGGTGAATGTAAAATGCTGCTGTCAAGTGTTAATCTTTTGTTGCCGGTGACACATTTCATGCCTGAATGCCGTGCTTGTTCAAGTCTTAATTCAGTGGGAAACGTGCTAGCCAGCTCTCTAGTTTTGATGAGCTCTGTCTGGCTTTAGTCCTCTCTTAACCTGAAATATCATTAGTTTTTTCAGTGGGACAGTGTGTGtcctgagagagagactggaattcTCAACCATCTTTCTGGAACCCCTAAAGCCCCTTCCTTGTGGTGACCATCCCTCTGGTTAAGTAGGGTCAGACAAAGGCCATTCTCTGATGACCAGGATTGAGTTTGATCTCTAATTATCCTTCCACAGTTCCGGAGTATGTGAGATCACTGGGCTACTAGATCATCTAATTATGTGTGCCACAATTCTGCACCACAGTATGGGCTAGGAAATGCACCCCTTGCCACAGAAGTGTGACCTTTCATTACTGAATTAGAGATGGTAGGTAGGGTGAGGATAGGCTGTGAAAGGCCTTGCAAGTGCAGACAGCTAGCTTGTGTTTGATACAGTAGAGAAGAGGGAAGCAGTGAAAGGATGCAAACAGAGAGGTGACATAGTCAGAACAACGGGCTAGGACAGtggtctttgcagcagcattctgaatggatatcagtgggacaagattgcatttgtccaggccagagagaaggatgtggcATTAATTGAGCTGTGAACTGTGGAGAGCCTGGGGAAGAGTTTTAGCTGCACGGATGGATAGGAGAGGCCGTATCTCAGTGATGTTGTGCAGAAAACAGTTGCAGGACGTGgacagcctggatgtgaggatctAGAGAGGTTTGAGTTGAAGAAGGCATCCcagttatgggcctgagtgacaagAAAGATGACAGTGGTATCCACAGTTATTGAGAGAGGAGGTCGCAGGGAAGGCATGGTGGGGAAGATCAAGAGTTCTATTTTAGCCATGTTGAacttgagctgatggctagacattCACAAGGATGTggatattgtgtccagttctgttgtccaCCCTTCAAAAGGGATGTTGGAAAATTAgggtgggttcagagaagaggcacaagAATGATGTAAGGACTGAAAAACCcaccttacagtgagagactaaagGAGTCATTTATCAGAGAGACGGTTAAGAGATGACCTGATCAATCTATGTGGAGAACTTCAATTTCTGCAAgattaaagctagacaaattgaaaccagaaataaggtgcaaatgttTAGCAGTCAGGGTAATTAACCCTTACCAAGgaatgtgatggattctccatctcttgaagtctgtAAACCAAGCTGGGATGTCTTCATGAAAGAggtgctctagttcaaccagaagtggttgggcttgatgcaggaattgctgAGTGACATTTTCTGGcttgtttcagaggggtagccgtgttaatctgtatcagcaaaaacaacaaggagtccttgtggcaccttagagactaacagatttatttgggcataagctttcgtgggatataacccacttcaacagatgcacagagtggaaaatacagtaagcaggtataaatatatagcacatggaaagatgggagttgccttaccaagtgggggggtcagtgctaaaggggccaattcagttagggtgaatgtggcccattcccaacagttgacaagaaggagtgaatatcaagagagggaaaattactttttgtagtgctaacgaggccaattcaataaatctggcttgtgttatgcggctgtcagactagatgatcccatgCACCTGTGCTGATCTGCCTGCACTGGCTGGTTTTGCTGCATACTTGTGTTCCTTTATACTGTGCACTTCGGAAATGACATGGGGATGCAGCTCTCTCTGGCTTTCAAAACTGGGGGTCGTCTTGGTGCTCATGAAGGTGCGGAACGAATATCTCTGGATAAGTGTCTGCACTTAGCTCTGTCCCAGAACACCAGTCCTGTTCTGCAGTGCCGCTGCTGTTAAGGTGTAGGCAGGCCTTATGTGAGCAGGAACTGCtgaatgaggggtttggtgttCTCCTGAACAGAGATTTGAGCTCTTTTCAGTGACCCAAAGCAAGCTTTGCAGCGCTGAGCCCCAGCAGTATGCTTTCACAGGACCTGCACCACcccctgctgatttcagtgggagcaggattgggtcctatgcAGCATTCACCTTCCATCAATTGAAGCAGCGATAAGGGGAGGCAATGGGGGGTGGATATCCCAATTTTTCAGGCTTCTTATTGTTTCCCTCTCTCCTGCAGAGATAAGCTGTTTCCTGCATTTGGGTTTGGAGCTCAGGTTCCTCCAAACTGGCAGGTAGGTTTCTCAGAGTTCTGCCAGCACTTCTTGTGTACATGTCAGTGTTTCACTAAATGGATGTAAATGTTCTCTCTTCCAGGTCTCTCATGAATTTGCCTTGAACTTTAACCCCAACAATCCCTATTGTCGGGGTAAGCACACCTTTGTCTTTGTTAATGTTTCTGGAATAGGAGAACTGCTGGTTTAAATTGTTCAGTTTTTTATGTCCACAGAAATCGGAAGTGGAACAACCGTCCACTCTTTCTGGCAGCAGAGATCTTAGTCTGTGGATGATACATATGAATCCAGAGTATTTGAAATGTATCATTGCTTCACCCAAATGTTTACTAAATATTCATCCTTTTGCAAATGTGGCTTTTAAAAGTATTGCAgtttatttcttttgttctcaAAAGCTGTGTTGTTAAACAGTAGCTTGTCTACGATCCTCTTTTTAATTGTTCTTTCATTTGAGTTGGTTTATAAAGTCCTTGGAGCTAGGACTGTCTCATTCCCTTTTTATTCAGTACCTAGCACATGCACATTAAATCTAAGAAACTTCAGTTTTTCTATCTTGTCTGGGGCCAGCAGAAAATTGCAAATCTGCGAGTTTCCCTGTGTGAATCCAAGTATTTGTTCCCAGAGTGAATCTGGTTGCCCACTGCATTGCTAGGATCTCTTTCCTTGCTACCTCAAGGTTGTCCCTTTAAGCCAGCTTTGTAGAAAGCCTTGGTCCTGCAGTTACGCAATTAAAACCAGTGTGACAGGCTGTGTGAGTGTAGCATAAATTGCAAAATGAAGCAAAATCAATAAACCAGTTTAAGTGTCCACACAAGAGTTTGTAACAGTTTCACTAAATCAATTTTTACAACTtgattttagttaaaccagtgcaagtgtcatgcgtagacaaggccttcaaTAGTATATCTAGTCCAGTAATGGCTAAGGTCCCTAAATGGAGAGATGGTTCCACTGAACTAGGCACTATACAAGCAAAGAACACACAGTCTTTGCCCCAGAGACTTCACAATTTGGGCTTTAGACAATATGCAGTAGATGCGTAAGCAGGAaaatgggggtaggggggagataGCAGAAATACATGTGTTTGCACAAATTGGTAGTCAAAGCAGCCTAAGCACACACCAGTCCATCAACTGCAAACCCTCCTTTTGTAGAGGAAATGCTCACATCAGCTGTATTATGTTAGTAGCACTAATCAGTGTCATTTCTTGGAAAATCTGGCAAGTACAAGATGGGAGGAGTCTGCCGTATACCCTGCCACTTCTCTGCAGGTTCCCACTGACCATGCTAACTACCACCTTGGGCACCCACGGCATCCTTGCCATGCATAGTACTGGCTGCTGCTTTGAAATCGGTCCAGTATGATTTTCTGTATGCACCTTAAATGTGACCAGTTATTGTAAAATGCAAGAAGGATAATGCTCATAAAACAATTAGCAAGATAGGTAAAATGTTAAGGCTTTTCTGGTAATTCAGACCTTCTTGTTGTATAGGAATCCAAGGAATTGTGGATGCTTATCGCCAGGCACTGCCTCAGGTCCGACTCTATGGGCCAACAAATTTCTCTCCTATTATAAACCATGTGGCAAGGTTTGCAGCTCAGTCGGCACAGCAAGGAACGGCTGCTGTAAGTCCATGTTTATCGGGTACAGACCTGCATTCCTGACCTTTCCACTTTCCCTGTATGCGATCGAATGGAATCGCAAAGAGATTTCTCCTTCCCTGCTTGGACTCCTCTAATATGGTTCCCCCAACTTGCTCAGATCTCTGTGGTATTTTACTCAGCCTGTGGAGTCCAGGTGACCTTTGCTCCACCTTGTAATATCTTGGTGAAACACTGGCTCTGTGCTTACTGCTGAATAGGGTGGGGTGCAATGGTTGATGCTTGATGGAGGTGACAACTAGTTGttagagggtgggaggggagcccagaccctcccactccactgggctctgtCCCAGGCCTTGTGCGGGTAACAATACCATCAGCAAGGAAAACAGCATCAAAGAGCAGGTTTTGCAGCCAAGGTGCGGGCTTCAGTGGTACTTTGTTGTTCCCTAGTGCTTTCCGTCCAAGGATCTTAAAATTCTTTACAAACATAATTGAACTAAGcctctcactcccctccccccccctttaaaaCTAGGTCCAGATTATGAAAATCTGCGTTGCAGAGGGAGAAGTGACTGGCCCGGGGTCACGTGTATATtgtgtgacaaaatggggaatagaatttcactcagtccTGTGCCTTATCCACAAGCCCATCTGGTTTCCCTTCCTAGAAGGAGCGGTGGCTAAGGCAGCCGCCTTTTGCTGGGGTTTGATGTTAAACTCGCTGGTTGCCTGATTGAATGTTTTGCAGCAATACTATGTACTACTGATCATCACGGACGGTGAGATCACTGATCTGGATCAAACCAGGCAGGCTATTGTTAATGCCTCTCAACTGCCGATGTCTGTTATTATCGTTGGAGTTGGCAATGCTGATTTCAAAGCCATGGAATTCCTGGATGGGGACAACGGCGTATTAAAGTCCTTGACAGGGGAGCCAGCTGCACGAGACATTGTACAGTTCGTGCCTTTCAGACAGTTCCTCAGCGTAAGTTATCTGTTGTTTTAACATGAGGAAAAGAAACCGCCTGTTAATCCTGATCTCATTGTACACAATTGTCACAGGTTTGATCTGAGAGAGGAGTGGTTTTGTAGAGACTCTGTTAACCATGTAGTTAGTGTATGAAGCCAGTGAGCTGTCTGCGGGGAAGTGTGGCCCAAAATTGCCTGGAGACTGTTCCTCAGAGAACTGTGAGATGTTTCCTGCCCGTCAGAAGTTGAGCAATCCCAGCTTGTTGGGTTGAGGAGCAAGAGTAAATGGAGGTACTTCCGATCAACCAGGGGCTTAGCATGTTGCCTCTGCTGTGTTTTCAGCCTCCAGGAGATCAGAAGACTGAGCGCAATATCTCCCCTGAAATGAGAGTTAAGTTCCTGTCACCTCACTAGGCCTGACCTCTTTGCCTCCATAACCTCGATGGCACAGGAGTGAGGCATCCAGCAGGGCAGAGCATGCTACCACCTcatccctgcctgcctgcttccCAGTGGATTGCACTCTGAACTCTTCATGGGAGCACACTGCTTTGCCTGTAGGCTGTTGTCCACCTTCTCCCCAACTTTTGAGTTGAAGTTAAACTTGTACTATATGGAGTTGGCCCAGAATGGAATTCTAACTGGCGTTTTAATTTTAACATGGATAGCAAAGTGTTTTTCAAACGGCATAGAAACAGTGACAAGCTGAGCTATCCCAAAGCACTGTGTGAAGATCTCCTGGGGCTGGATCTGATGGCCACCCCCAAGGAGTAGTTCCAAGTCTAACACAGCagggcctggtccatgactggagctccttgGCACTAcgagaatacaaataataataaaccaaagCCGCTTTTGGGAAGAACCCCGTTTGCTGTAGCCTGGCCCGTTGTTCTTTGAGCACCCTCCACCTCTGGATTAGCACGTCGGGTACTGGGAAGGCTGGCTTCTCTTGGGCCTTGCCCCACAGGGATTTTTACCAGTTGTATCCATGTAGTTCTGTTGGTGTGACACCCTGTTTGGACTCTCCTGTTGTGGTATAAGAGTGGTTGCTGCTTTTTGTGATTGATTTCTtactgattttcaaaaagaaacaggCAATTAAAAGTACAAAAAGGTAAGCAACTTACAGCTTGTGTGGGTCCAAATACCTCCTGTTTTATAGGATCTGCAGTAGAATTTTGCAGCTTTACAACTTGTCAAAGGTGCAAAACCAAACAATACCACATAGGCATAACATGTTAGGGTGAGGGTtgacagtaataaaaataaacatacatgAATATTGCAAAGGAGGGAAGGAGGCACCAGGGGGAGGAAGTGGAGGGGTTAGGTGGAATGGAGGTCTGGCATTCTTATAGCATCTCAATATTTTTTGTCTAAAATTATCTAGAAACGGGGTCCAAATTTTGTCAGATTCATAGAATTGCTGTTGACTGCAATAAGCTATTCTTTCTTTGGCTGCACAGTGGGGAATATGAGGCTCTCCAtataatttagtttaaaaaccTAGACTGGCTCTTTTCACGTTAGCGTCCGTTGCCTGGGAAAAGGTTTATGCTAAACTGAAAAGGGCGCTCTTCTACAGAATAAGAGTGGCCACACTGGGGTCGGGGGGACTCTACTGGTACAATGGTATTCAGTTAATTTACAACTTGGGTTATACTGAAAAACTTCCTTGTATAGAAGAGGCCTTAATGTCAGGGGCGGGATGTGGGAGGCTGGGTCtaatggttggagcaggagttggAGTTTGGAGTCAAGCCAAGGGTTGGAGCTGGAGTGGGAGACCAGGGGGCAAGGATCAGGAACATGGCAAGGAAGCAGGGGTCAGGAGTCAGATAAGTCTGCAGCGTCCAGTGTAGCAGCCAGGTAAAGCCCAGTTGTGCAGACAATTTCCTGTACCTCCCTTTAGATTTAAATAGGATGCCCTGCCCTGACCAATCAGAGTTCCTGGTATTCTTCCAATCAGAGCACAGGGAAGCCCTTCCTGATATTGCTTCAGGTTTCATGGTTTCTTTTCTGTTGATTGGTAGCAAGCTGAAGCGGTAGAGACATTGTTTTGGGTCTTTCCTTGTCTGAGGGGAATTGATGGATAACTTGGCCTCTATTATGTGCTGTAGCATTGGTTTGCTCACACTGGTGTCTCCTGCAGGCTCCTCGGGAGGCTCTTTCCCAGACAGTCCTGGCTGAAGTTCCTAAGCAGCTGGTGTCCTATTACAAGATGCAGGGCTGGGCTCCTGTGAAGCTACCTGGAGCAAAGCAAGAGTAGAGGAGAGGGTACCTGCTGTGCATGTCTCCAAAGAAACAGGAAGAGCATCTCTGCTTATGTATCAGTTTTGTATACAAATTCTGTGACACCTCATGTACTACGCAGCACCTCTGAAATGTATCACTCTTGGTTCCCTAATTTACACACCATGTATCTTTAGTTTCTGCTGAATGTTGGAAATGAAACACTCTTTACAGAGATGCTACACTGAAAAAATGTAGCTACTGGCAGTTCTTATGTGGAAGAATTGGAGTTAATAATGTAATTTTCAGTAGCAAACCTGGCCTCCCAAATTCTGAGAATTTATACGTATGAATCAGTTACTTCAGAACTTACTACAATCATGATTTATGACTAGATTTCAAAGCCCACATGGTGCATGGAACTGCAGAAAACTGACAACCAAGTAACATTTTTTCCACGCTGAGTTTATTGGAATATGAGTTAATTGCTATCATGTTTGCCAATGTATGTCTTTGATCATGTATTGCTGGACAGAgggtttctcttctcttcccaaaTCAACTTGATAGAAACCCTCGTATACTGATTTGCATCAAAGTCCCCCTGCTGCCTAGATGGCCCAGGTAACTTTTGTTATGCCTTTGTAGAGTGCCATGCGATTTTCTATTACATTTTCTTCAtaaagcaaatatattttttaaagttcagttACCAGATTTTGCAAAAGTAATTTTATAAGGTTATCTATTTACAACAATTGCTTCTATGGTGCCTTCATTCAAAGCTTGTGTtgtggggactggactagatgacctctcaaggtcccttccagttctttgaTTCTGTATATAGGCCTCCGTcagtctctctttccctccagtgAGAGCTTCCACAACTACAAGCAGAGAGAGCGGGTGAGTGTAGAGAACAGTTGTGCCCAGGAGGGTGGGATTTCCCAGTTCACCTGTCTCCTAGTAGATGGCACTGTAACTCTGACAGTCCTGTGTGCTTGTCACAGAAGGGAAGGAGGCTGAATTTCCAGTGAGTAATGTTTCTGCTTTCTCTGCCGTTACAAGATGGGGATAATCCCGTGGGTATGTTTGGAGATAACAGAGATGAGagtttatttcaaaagggcaataaaataacTTTGCCTTGTTGGTGCTCCGCAAATGCTCACCACTTTCAGTTTTCCAAATAAAGAATCTGCTTTTGTTTATAACTGTGTGTGGGCTCTTATTTCCTGTTCCTTTCTATGCTGTTTCTCCTGCCGGTGCCTTTTCAGTTATTACCTTTAGTGGGAAAGAGTTACGCCTTCCCTGCAGATTTAGCTCATGTGGTCTACACCCAAGTAAGCCTACCTGGGCATGAGCAGCTACACTACAGAACTCAGAGGTACTGTGTCTTCACTGGCGCTTTGCGTGACTAGGACTTcagggggcatatccc
This portion of the Chelonia mydas isolate rCheMyd1 chromosome 13, rCheMyd1.pri.v2, whole genome shotgun sequence genome encodes:
- the CPNE1 gene encoding copine-1 isoform X1, whose protein sequence is MAQCVTKVELSISCENLIDKDVGSKSDPLCVLLQNVGGDQWAELDRTEKIKNCQKPEFSKKLFIDYYFEKVQKLKFGVYDIDNKSFDLNDDDYLGGVECTLGQIVSSKTLTRPLELKKGKPAGKGTITISAEEIKDTRVVSLEIEAQNLDKKDFLGKSDPFLEFYKQSDGGKWQLVYRSEVIKNNLNPCWRKFSVPLQTFCGGDFNNPIKVHCTDYDSDGSHDLIGSFETNLSQLQKAGGSSLVEFECIHPGKKQKKKSYKNSGIVRIKSCKIETEYSFLDYVMGGCQINFTVGIDFTGSNGDPKSPDSLHYISPNGINEYLTAIWSVGNVVQDYDTDKLFPAFGFGAQVPPNWQVSHEFALNFNPNNPYCRGIQGIVDAYRQALPQVRLYGPTNFSPIINHVARFAAQSAQQGTAAQYYVLLIITDGEITDLDQTRQAIVNASQLPMSVIIVGVGNADFKAMEFLDGDNGVLKSLTGEPAARDIVQFVPFRQFLSAPREALSQTVLAEVPKQLVSYYKMQGWAPVKLPGAKQE
- the CPNE1 gene encoding copine-1 isoform X2, translating into MAQCVTKVELSISCENLIDKDVGSKSDPLCVLLQNVGGDQWAELDRTEKIKNCQKPEFSKKLFIDYYFEKVQKLKFGVYDIDNKSFDLNDDDYLGGVECTLGQIVSSKTLTRPLELKKGKPAGKGTITISAEEIKDTRVVSLEIEAQNLDKKDFLGKSDPFLEFYKQSDGGKWQLVYRSEVIKNNLNPCWRKFSVPLQTFCGGDFNNPIKVSVSDMDDSTSSDLIGEFTCITAKLLEARDHVVEFECIHPGKKQKKKSYKNSGIVRIKSCKIETEYSFLDYVMGGCQINFTVGIDFTGSNGDPKSPDSLHYISPNGINEYLTAIWSVGNVVQDYDTDKLFPAFGFGAQVPPNWQVSHEFALNFNPNNPYCRGIQGIVDAYRQALPQVRLYGPTNFSPIINHVARFAAQSAQQGTAAQYYVLLIITDGEITDLDQTRQAIVNASQLPMSVIIVGVGNADFKAMEFLDGDNGVLKSLTGEPAARDIVQFVPFRQFLSAPREALSQTVLAEVPKQLVSYYKMQGWAPVKLPGAKQE
- the CPNE1 gene encoding copine-1 isoform X3; amino-acid sequence: MAQCVTKVELSISCENLIDKDVGSKSDPLCVLLQNVGGDQWAELDRTEKIKNCQKPEFSKKLFIDYYFEKVQKLKFGVYDIDNKSFDLNDDDYLGGVECTLGQIVSSKTLTRPLELKKGKPAGKGTITISAEEIKDTRVVSLEIEAQNLDKKDFLGKSDPFLEFYKQSDGGKWQLVYRSEVIKNNLNPCWRKFSVPLQTFCGGDFNNPIKVEFECIHPGKKQKKKSYKNSGIVRIKSCKIETEYSFLDYVMGGCQINFTVGIDFTGSNGDPKSPDSLHYISPNGINEYLTAIWSVGNVVQDYDTDKLFPAFGFGAQVPPNWQVSHEFALNFNPNNPYCRGIQGIVDAYRQALPQVRLYGPTNFSPIINHVARFAAQSAQQGTAAQYYVLLIITDGEITDLDQTRQAIVNASQLPMSVIIVGVGNADFKAMEFLDGDNGVLKSLTGEPAARDIVQFVPFRQFLSAPREALSQTVLAEVPKQLVSYYKMQGWAPVKLPGAKQE